A window of Thermococcus sp. LS1 genomic DNA:
CTCTGTGTAGTTAAACTCCAGCTCAACTCCACCGTCAAAGTCGAGACTGGTATATTCCGGTTTCATTCTGAACCTTACGAAGAATGTCCCGTCTATCGCCTCTGCCGTCTGGAGGGCAAGCTTCTCTGTTCCCCCTGGAACTACGAGGTGACCGTTCCCATCGAGGTAAGCGTCCGCGAGATCGTTCCAAAGCACGGGGTTGATGCTCGTTCCATCAAAGGTATCTATGAGCCAGAACAGGTACTCCTTATTGTAGCCGTCCGTTGCGTATGCGGGATCGTCTGTGAAGTAGATGGTGTAATCTGTACCGCTTGCCTTGATCCACACCCAAACATATGTCGGGCCCCAGTACTCTATCCAGAACGGAACCTGAACGCAGGCTGTGTCGGACTTCTCGTATATCATCATCGAGGCTTCTTCGTCGGTGTGATAGATGTTGGGGAAGATACTAGTGGGAAGTTTAAGTAACACAAGGCTGCCATCGGGGAACTGGGGTATGGTGATGTTGACCCTCCATTTGTAGTTCAGACTGCACCAGTGAACTGATGATCCGATATCCCCAAAAACTAGGACTCCGATATCGTTGTCCTTGAACACTAGCCTAGGTGAGAGAGGAACCCCCTTTAGGGTTGTGTTTACTATTACTGGCGCGGTAATTTTGTTAATATCCCCCGTGCGCAGCACATATCCGGTGGCGCCATCCCCGGGATAGTACTCACCGAAGAATATGAATCCCTCGCTCCAGGTTACGGAAGAATATTTGCCCAGAACGTGGTCGGTATCGCTGCTTCCGTTACCGTAAAGAACCTTTACGGGCCTTTCTATGAGCTCCGGGAAGGTGTACTCACACGGCTCTATCGAGCGGTAGTATCTTCCGTAGGTTAATGCTGAGAAGAGCGGGTCCTCGAGGTTTTCCAGTGTGATTATTGAGTACACGTATCCTTCCCTGGGTATCGGGCCGGTGTAAACAACCTTCCCTGCCGAATCGGATATGGTCACATCGTTTATCTTGGCCTTTATCACAATCCTGAATGAATCGAGGGGAGCAACGACCAGCTCAACATTCTGCCTCAGGAAATCAGCCCGCTCGGCAGAGCTCATGGCTCTTATCTGGGAGACGCTAATATTCGCTATCTTAAAGTCGTATCCCTGCTTCTGGAGCTCTGCTGACATGTTGCCGAGCCATCCAATGATGGTCTGATCCTTCATGAGCTTATCAGAGTAGTTTTTCGCTATCTCATTGGCCTCTCCGAAAAGGACAAGGTCACGTATGGTCGCGTTCGCCATGTTGTCGGGGTTATTTGGGTCTAGAAAGTCACGCGTGTTTGCTATGTAGTCGACTATCGTGACTATAGCCCTCTTTCCGGATATCTCGAGAGTTCTCTGGAAGTCCATCTCAACGTAGGATACTATCCTGTAAGTTTTTTCAATCTGTATCCTCTCGCTCTGGGAGATGATTATCTGTGATGATACGTCCTCATACGTCGCGAGAAGAAGCATAAGGGGGATTAGAAGAAGGATAACGGTGGAGTTAAGAACGAATGCGCGCCGCTTTCTCATCAGTCTTCCCTCCAGATCCTTAGGGTTATTGTTATCGGTTCAAAGAGACCCGGAATGTTGCCCATGGAAACGAAGACTATGTTGACAGTTGGGGGCAGCTTTATCAGTATCGGGTTAGTCTGGGTTCCATCGCCGCCGAGATTGCGGAAGAGCCTTATTATCGCGTCGTCAACGGCGTATCGCTCCATTCCATCGAGGAGATCCTGGGCGGTGACATCACAGTATGGGGCATCTCCTGCGGTAACGTAATGCGGAGAGCTGTCTCCGGTCCAGTAGTAGGTGATGTTGTATCCGGAACAGCCGCTCCTCAGGAGTTCTGGGAAGACGTTACCGTATCCAGCAAAACCCTGAATAACGTAGGTTAGTTCTCCGTCTCCATTGCTTGGCTGGAGGTAGTATCCCTCCCCAAGGCTTATCGTTAGGGTGTTGATTCCAGGGGCTATTGCATTTGGGAGAGGGTGGTATTCATAGTCATAGCTGTTTCTTGTGTATCCAATCCTTGCGAGTGCGTATATGAACGGATTGGGGGGATGCTGGTAGATGTATGTGGGATCTATCAATGGATTGTCAATCCTGATAGACTGATCCGGCTGGCCGTAGTTCGTGTAGTATAGCCACGGAAACTGGAACTTTACCCAGAGGGGGGTAACACCCTGGGGAACATCGAAGCTGATTGTTATATACCTGCTCCAATCCAGATTCGGAAGCGTTATCGGTTCGGTTATGTCGATGGTGTAAGAAGTGAGCAGCACGCCGGGTGTGTAGTCCGCATAAACAAAGGATTCATTGCCTATGAGGTGGATGTTTGGAACGTACTCAGTATTCTCATCGCCTGCCCTGACTATTATCGTGGTATATCTGCTTGAGATGTGGGTATAGTTGTACCCAGCGTTTTCAAGGGCAGTTGCTATGGTGGTGTTGTCCCAGTAGCACACCTTCGTCATCGTGGTGGCGTTATACTGGCACGGTGCGCTTAGAGGTATAGGTATTTCTTCGTTGAACATGAACGATAATGAGACTGGAGTCTGAGCGGAAACGTTTCCAACGGCGATCTGAATACTAAGGGCATTAAGTTTTCCAGGGATGAAGAGATATTTCCACGCTGTTATTCCGTGTTTGGCCGTAACGTCCTCGAAATAGAACCTGTCGTTAAATTTAAGCGTGGAGGGAATTGATGTGGTATACTTTATCTTAATGTATTGGGCACCGTCTTCACCGCCATCGTATCCGCTCTTGTAGACCCTTACTTCGAATACGTTGGTCTCCCCGGGTTTGAAGTTCTCTATTAACTCCAGTCCTCCGGATGGGTCAGTATCCACGAGCTTTTCGTTGTTGTCAACGTACCCTGACCATATGAGTTGGCCATTAAGATAGACCTCATAGTTAGAACCGACCCATGCCGGCTCAAGGAACCAAGTTATTTCCTGAATTTCGGCATCCTTTGGAATAGCATCCGCGGGAATTATGTATTTTATTATGACGGCGTCATCTTGGTTATCCGTTCTTGCATATATGTATCCTCCCCTGGCTGTGTAGGTGTTTTCCTTGCTTCCTAGCTTGTTGAGAAACGCCCTCGCCATGTATCCCCTTGGGGTCTGGTTGTAGGCGTAGCCGCTCAGTATGAGTGTTGCAGGGGTCACGTCCGAGGCCGTTGAATAGTTGGCTCCAGTCTTTCTTAGATATGGGCTTGTGTAGTTGTTTATCATGAGTTCATAGTTGTAGTCCGTTAAGGTGTTGTTGAGGACGTAGCCCATTATTACCTCCGCTTTGTGCTTGAGATTTGCCTCCGGAAAAACCGGGGCGGTTGCCCAGTACGTTGCCACAATGTCAATCGGGGACATATCTGGAGTTACAAGCGTTGTGTTGAGAGTCCCATCGCTTATCCACTCTTCGAGCTTCTCGGGTGGAACGAGCTCCCTAAGGGGAAGGGTTCTGAACATGGTCAGGGTATCTTCTGCTACATATTTGGATTGGGAGCGCATATATGTGGAGTAAACTTGGGCACTTGTGTTAATCTGGCTTATACTAACTACAAACATTGTTACGAGCAGGAGCGCAAGTATTGCGTCAAGTGTGAATATAAAGCCCCGTCTCTTCATGAGTCATCCCACACCCACAGCTTTAACACAGCGAGGCTCGCCTGAGGCTTCATTATTGTCTTGATTCCATTCAGATCCGTTATCTCAACTTGGTCAATGTCTCTCATCTCGTACACCCAAACGTAGATGTCTAGGCTCTCGCCCTGTTTTATCTGGGTAAGGAACTCCTTCCACTGGACTATCACGTAATCCGGACTTCCGGAGGTGTAGGACTTAACGTATGTCTTCCCATTGATGGTCTGATTGATAATGAGCTGTATGTTGGAATCGACAGAGGCTTTGTAGGCGGCCAAGACAGAATAGCCCGAGATGTTCGTTCCCCTCATCCATGCCACCATGACAATGTAGCCGGTATCGTTGAACCCTACCTTGAGGGCCATATAGTCGGGAATCGGGGTGTAAATACTTCCAACATAGAGCTCTTTTGGTAGACCATTTGGTGTCACTGTGTAGCTTCTGTTGTATATCATCTTGGTCATCGGAACCCTTCTCTCGGTGTAGGTTATCCACGGAGAACGGTTCATTGAGGTCCGGATTATGCTGGAATCTTCCACAAAGGTGCCGTTTATCATCGTCATGTTATAGTCAGCGTCAACGACCTTGGTAGCATAGATGTACCTTATGGTAAGGTTGGTTGAGTAAACTCCACCCTGCTGTCCCCACCAGATAAC
This region includes:
- a CDS encoding hydrolase is translated as MKRRGFIFTLDAILALLLVTMFVVSISQINTSAQVYSTYMRSQSKYVAEDTLTMFRTLPLRELVPPEKLEEWISDGTLNTTLVTPDMSPIDIVATYWATAPVFPEANLKHKAEVIMGYVLNNTLTDYNYELMINNYTSPYLRKTGANYSTASDVTPATLILSGYAYNQTPRGYMARAFLNKLGSKENTYTARGGYIYARTDNQDDAVIIKYIIPADAIPKDAEIQEITWFLEPAWVGSNYEVYLNGQLIWSGYVDNNEKLVDTDPSGGLELIENFKPGETNVFEVRVYKSGYDGGEDGAQYIKIKYTTSIPSTLKFNDRFYFEDVTAKHGITAWKYLFIPGKLNALSIQIAVGNVSAQTPVSLSFMFNEEIPIPLSAPCQYNATTMTKVCYWDNTTIATALENAGYNYTHISSRYTTIIVRAGDENTEYVPNIHLIGNESFVYADYTPGVLLTSYTIDITEPITLPNLDWSRYITISFDVPQGVTPLWVKFQFPWLYYTNYGQPDQSIRIDNPLIDPTYIYQHPPNPFIYALARIGYTRNSYDYEYHPLPNAIAPGINTLTISLGEGYYLQPSNGDGELTYVIQGFAGYGNVFPELLRSGCSGYNITYYWTGDSSPHYVTAGDAPYCDVTAQDLLDGMERYAVDDAIIRLFRNLGGDGTQTNPILIKLPPTVNIVFVSMGNIPGLFEPITITLRIWRED